A genomic window from Streptomyces brevispora includes:
- a CDS encoding ABC transporter substrate-binding protein, with the protein MRTTLRIRRAAMVFTAIGALALTGCGDDGDGGKGKTDGGGSEGSKNNASSVVLPKLNGEKISVAAVWTGPEQANFVKVLKEFEKRTGATVTFVPAQDPIVNFLGTKIAGGQPPDVAMIPQVGAIQQAVAKKWAKPVGAEAKAQLTKNYSKVWQDLGTVDGTQYGVYFKAANKSLIWYNAKAFENAGASEPKTWKDFLATAETVSASGVTPVSVAGADGWTLTDWFENIYLSQAGPEKYDQLAQHKIKWTDPSVKDALTTLAQLFGKPSLIAGGADGALQTEFPASVTQTFTGGDQPKGAMVYEGDFVGVNIAQTKAKIGTDAKVFPFPAVGAESPVVTGGDAAVALKDSKGAQALLTWLASTDAAKIWAEQGGFISPNKALDAAAYPNEVQRTMAKALVAAGDAVRFDMSDQAPQSFGGTPGKGEWKSLQDFLKNPKDIAGTQAKLESDAAKAYKS; encoded by the coding sequence ATGCGCACAACGCTTCGGATTCGCAGGGCCGCCATGGTGTTCACAGCCATCGGCGCGCTGGCCCTCACCGGCTGCGGCGACGACGGTGACGGCGGGAAGGGCAAGACCGACGGGGGCGGCTCCGAGGGGAGCAAGAACAACGCGTCGAGCGTCGTTCTACCGAAACTGAACGGCGAGAAGATCTCCGTCGCGGCGGTCTGGACCGGCCCGGAACAGGCCAACTTCGTCAAGGTGCTCAAGGAGTTCGAGAAGCGCACGGGGGCGACGGTCACCTTCGTCCCGGCGCAGGACCCGATCGTCAACTTCCTCGGTACGAAGATCGCGGGCGGCCAGCCGCCGGACGTCGCGATGATCCCGCAGGTCGGCGCGATCCAGCAGGCCGTCGCGAAGAAGTGGGCGAAGCCGGTCGGCGCCGAGGCGAAGGCCCAGCTCACCAAGAACTACTCCAAGGTCTGGCAGGACCTGGGCACGGTGGACGGCACCCAGTACGGCGTGTACTTCAAGGCCGCCAACAAGTCTCTGATCTGGTACAACGCCAAGGCGTTCGAGAACGCGGGGGCATCCGAGCCGAAGACCTGGAAGGACTTCCTGGCGACCGCCGAGACGGTGTCCGCCTCGGGCGTCACCCCGGTCTCGGTCGCCGGCGCGGACGGCTGGACGCTCACCGACTGGTTCGAGAACATCTATCTCTCCCAGGCGGGCCCCGAGAAGTACGACCAGCTGGCCCAGCACAAGATCAAGTGGACGGACCCGTCCGTCAAGGACGCGCTGACCACGCTCGCGCAGCTCTTCGGGAAGCCCTCCCTGATCGCGGGCGGCGCCGACGGCGCGCTCCAGACGGAGTTCCCGGCCTCGGTCACCCAGACGTTCACCGGTGGTGACCAGCCCAAGGGCGCGATGGTCTACGAGGGCGACTTCGTCGGCGTCAACATCGCGCAGACCAAGGCCAAGATCGGCACGGACGCCAAGGTCTTCCCGTTCCCCGCGGTCGGCGCCGAGTCGCCCGTGGTGACCGGCGGAGACGCGGCGGTGGCGCTGAAGGACAGCAAGGGCGCCCAGGCCCTGCTGACCTGGCTGGCCTCCACCGACGCCGCGAAGATCTGGGCCGAGCAGGGCGGGTTCATCTCGCCCAACAAGGCCCTGGACGCAGCCGCGTACCCCAACGAGGTGCAGCGCACGATGGCGAAGGCGCTGGTCGCGGCCGGTGACGCCGTCCGGTTCGACATGTCCGACCAGGCCCCGCAGTCGTTCGGCGGGACGCCCGGCAAGGGTGAGTGGAAGAGCCTGCAGGACTTCCTGAAGAACCCGAAGGACATCGCGGGGACCCAGGCCAAACTGGAGTCCGACGCGGCCAAGGCGTACAAGAGCTGA
- a CDS encoding ABC transporter permease subunit: MTGTRRVIAALFLLPALVLLGALVVYPIVYSVYRSFFDQAGTGFAGFDNYKALFTDDTIRTAVKNNAIWVVFAPTVSTALGLIFAVLTERIRWGTAFKLIVFMPMAISMLAAGIIFRLVYDQAPERGVANAVWVGVHDTFAESAGFPKAHPLPVHPLKAAGGGSFVTKVPVRAGAPVQLPLVGVAPAKMPGDAKPARTPETVNDGKITGTAWLDFTQGGGGKPNVIDPKEFGLKGIKVEAVKDGKVVASATAGADGTFTLPASADGAELRLPASNFKEPYNGVDWLGPTLVTPGIIGSYVWMWAGFAMVLIAAGLAGLPRELLEAARVDGANEWQVFRRITVPMLAPVLAVVLVTLMINVLKVFDLVFIIAPGSSQDDANVLALQLYRSSFGTDADLGIGSAIAVLLLLLVLPVMLINIRRIRKEGRR; this comes from the coding sequence GTGACCGGCACCCGCAGGGTCATCGCGGCGCTCTTCCTGCTGCCCGCGCTGGTGCTGCTCGGCGCGCTCGTGGTGTATCCGATCGTGTACTCCGTCTACCGGTCGTTCTTCGACCAGGCGGGCACCGGATTCGCCGGATTCGACAACTACAAGGCGCTGTTCACGGACGACACCATCCGTACGGCGGTCAAGAACAACGCGATCTGGGTCGTCTTCGCGCCGACCGTCTCCACCGCCCTCGGCCTGATCTTCGCGGTGCTGACCGAACGGATCCGCTGGGGCACGGCGTTCAAGCTGATCGTCTTCATGCCGATGGCGATCTCGATGCTCGCCGCGGGCATCATCTTCCGGCTGGTGTACGACCAGGCGCCGGAGCGCGGGGTCGCGAACGCCGTATGGGTGGGCGTGCACGACACGTTCGCCGAATCGGCGGGCTTCCCCAAGGCGCATCCGCTGCCCGTCCATCCGCTGAAGGCGGCCGGCGGCGGGTCCTTCGTGACCAAGGTGCCGGTCCGGGCCGGGGCGCCGGTCCAACTGCCCCTGGTCGGAGTGGCGCCCGCGAAGATGCCCGGCGACGCGAAGCCCGCACGGACGCCGGAGACGGTGAACGACGGGAAGATCACCGGCACCGCCTGGCTGGACTTCACCCAGGGCGGCGGCGGCAAGCCCAACGTCATCGACCCCAAGGAGTTCGGGCTCAAGGGCATCAAGGTCGAGGCCGTCAAGGACGGCAAGGTGGTCGCCTCGGCCACCGCGGGCGCCGACGGTACGTTCACCCTGCCCGCCTCGGCGGACGGCGCCGAACTGAGGCTCCCGGCATCCAACTTCAAGGAGCCGTACAACGGGGTCGACTGGCTCGGGCCGACGCTCGTGACACCCGGGATCATCGGCAGCTACGTCTGGATGTGGGCGGGCTTCGCCATGGTGCTGATCGCGGCCGGCCTGGCGGGTCTGCCGCGCGAACTCCTCGAAGCCGCCCGGGTGGACGGGGCCAACGAGTGGCAGGTGTTCCGCCGAATCACGGTGCCGATGCTCGCCCCGGTCCTCGCGGTGGTGCTGGTGACGCTGATGATCAACGTGCTGAAGGTCTTCGACCTGGTCTTCATCATCGCGCCGGGCTCCTCGCAGGACGACGCGAACGTGCTGGCGCTCCAGCTCTACCGGTCCTCGTTCGGCACGGACGCGGACCTGGGGATCGGCAGCGCCATCGCCGTGCTCCTGCTGCTGCTGGTGCTCCCGGTGATGCTCATCAACATCAGG